CTGGGGGGGGATGGGTGAGTTAAAGCTGTAGGCCGTGTAACGACATCGCCGGCACGGCTCACCTGCGGCGATAGATAATGTGCCGGAATTCGGAATAGTCCTGCTCTTGCTCAATCAGCCAGTCATCCGACCGATATTCGGGGAAACGGCAGTCTCCGGGGTAATTCTTCCTGATCCAGGAAACGGAGAGCTTGCCGGCCACGATAAGGGCCTGACGGTAAATCTCGCATCCACCGATAAAAAAAATATCTCCATTGCCTTGATCGGCGACTTGCAAGGCCTCGGCAAAATGGCGGCAGACTCTCAAACCCTCAACCGGCGGCATGCTACGGCTTACCACGATATTAAAACGACCGGGCAACGGGCGACCTATGGACTCGAAAGTCCGCCGCCCCATCACCAGCGTATGACCGTAGGTCAATCGTCGGAATAATGCCAGGTCTTCGGGAATGCTCCAGGGGAGTTGTCCTCGACGCCCGATAATTCGCTCGGCAGTCATGGCAACCACAATCGTCATCTGCTTTGAGTTCGTGCAGACTTGTCTCTGGATGTTGCTGTGCACCGTTTCCCCTATCCATATTTTTTGCATGGCGCCAATGTCGGACATCCTAACACGTCTATCCCGACAATAACATGCAAACCTTATGCGACGGGTTGCTTTCCAACCGCGGCAAGATAAATAACAAAGGCCTCCGACTCATCCAGCCCGAGCAACGCATTCATGGCGTCATCGTCAAAAGCTCCGACCGCGCAAGTCCCTGCATCGATGGTCGCCGACGCCAGATAAAGGTTCTGACATACATGCCCTGCATCCAGATAAAGATAACGGTAGCCACGCTCCCCGTAGCGCCATGTCATACGATAGGGCACCGCCACCCACATAAAGGCCACGGCACACTTCATCACCATGGTCTGACCGAGGCAGGCGGCAGCAAACCGCCCG
This DNA window, taken from Syntrophotalea carbinolica DSM 2380, encodes the following:
- a CDS encoding dihydrofolate reductase, producing MTIVVAMTAERIIGRRGQLPWSIPEDLALFRRLTYGHTLVMGRRTFESIGRPLPGRFNIVVSRSMPPVEGLRVCRHFAEALQVADQGNGDIFFIGGCEIYRQALIVAGKLSVSWIRKNYPGDCRFPEYRSDDWLIEQEQDYSEFRHIIYRRR